A single Buchnera aphidicola (Hyperomyzus lactucae) DNA region contains:
- the dapA gene encoding 4-hydroxy-tetrahydrodipicolinate synthase, whose translation MFTGSIVALITPMDEKGQICRSSLKKLINYHVCNKTKAIVSIGTTGESATLSQEEHINIVMLTLELADRRIPIIAGTGANATTEAISLTKRFEKSGIAGCLTVTPYYNKPTQEGLYQHFKAISENTELPQILYNVPTRTGCDLLPETVGKLSKFDNIIGIKEATGDLSRINKIKQLVKKNFLLISGDDATALDFMQLGGQGVISVTANIAAKEMMQICSYALKGDFINARSINQRLMMLHEALFIEPNPIPVKWLAKKIGLIKSDTLRLPMTPILNTTRLQLEKAIQYANLQKL comes from the coding sequence ATGTTTACAGGAAGTATTGTTGCACTAATTACACCCATGGATGAAAAAGGTCAAATTTGTCGTAGTAGTTTAAAAAAACTAATCAATTACCATGTATGTAATAAAACTAAAGCCATTGTTTCTATTGGAACTACTGGGGAATCAGCAACACTGAGTCAAGAAGAGCATATAAATATTGTTATGCTCACTTTAGAATTAGCAGATAGACGTATTCCAATTATTGCAGGTACAGGAGCTAATGCTACGACAGAAGCTATATCTTTAACAAAAAGATTTGAAAAATCTGGTATTGCAGGATGTTTAACTGTAACCCCATATTACAATAAACCCACTCAAGAAGGATTATACCAACATTTTAAAGCTATTTCAGAAAATACAGAATTACCACAAATTTTATACAATGTTCCAACTCGTACAGGATGTGATTTACTTCCAGAAACAGTAGGTAAACTATCAAAATTTGATAATATCATAGGTATTAAAGAAGCCACTGGGGATTTATCACGTATCAATAAAATAAAACAATTAGTTAAAAAAAATTTTTTATTAATCAGTGGAGATGATGCAACAGCGTTAGATTTTATGCAGTTAGGAGGTCAAGGTGTAATATCAGTTACAGCAAATATTGCTGCAAAAGAAATGATGCAGATCTGTTCATACGCACTAAAAGGAGATTTTATTAATGCAAGATCTATAAATCAACGTTTAATGATGTTACATGAAGCATTATTTATAGAACCTAATCCTATTCCAGTAAAATGGCTAGCTAAAAAAATAGGATTGATAAAAAGTGATACACTGCGTTTACCAATGACTCCTATTTTAAATACTACACGTTTACAACTTGAAAAAGCCATTCAATATGCAAATCTGCAAAAATTATAG
- the aroC gene encoding chorismate synthase, with product MSGNTIGKIFCVTTFGESHGEALGCIIDGTPPNLKISCEDLQYDLNRRRPGTSRYTTSRRELDKIHILSGIFEGVTTGTSIGLIVYNNDQRSQDYSNIKNLFRPGHADYTYEKKYGVRDYRGGGRSSARETTMRVAAGAIAKKYLKNKYGITIRAYLSAMGNIKCSFKSWEEIEKNPFFCSDPGKVSELELLMKNLKKLGDSIGAEITIIAENVPVGLGEPVFDRLDADLAHALMSINAVKGIEIGDGFSVINQKGSEHRDEITPKGFLTNHSGGILGGISNGEKILLKVAFKPTSSIRKTGNTINRNNEKVEIIVNGRHDPCVGLRAVPITEAMVAIVLMDHMLRFRAQCG from the coding sequence ATGTCTGGAAATACAATTGGCAAAATATTCTGCGTTACTACTTTTGGTGAATCACATGGAGAAGCATTAGGATGTATAATTGATGGGACACCTCCAAATCTTAAAATATCTTGTGAAGATTTACAATATGATTTAAATCGCAGAAGACCAGGTACTTCTCGCTATACAACTTCTCGCCGTGAATTAGATAAAATTCACATACTTTCTGGTATATTCGAAGGTGTTACAACTGGTACTAGTATTGGTTTAATTGTTTATAATAATGATCAACGTTCTCAAGATTATAGTAATATAAAAAACCTATTCAGACCAGGACATGCCGATTATACTTATGAAAAAAAATATGGAGTAAGAGATTATCGTGGTGGAGGTAGATCCTCTGCTCGTGAAACTACTATGCGAGTTGCAGCAGGTGCAATTGCAAAAAAATATTTAAAAAATAAATATGGTATAACCATACGTGCATACTTATCAGCAATGGGAAATATTAAATGTTCATTTAAATCTTGGGAAGAAATAGAAAAAAATCCTTTTTTTTGTTCTGATCCAGGAAAAGTTTCAGAACTTGAATTGTTGATGAAAAACTTAAAAAAATTAGGTGATTCAATCGGAGCCGAAATTACTATTATTGCCGAAAACGTTCCCGTTGGACTTGGAGAACCAGTATTTGATCGTCTTGATGCCGATTTAGCACATGCTCTCATGAGTATTAATGCTGTAAAAGGAATAGAAATTGGAGATGGTTTTTCAGTAATCAATCAAAAAGGAAGTGAGCATCGTGATGAGATTACACCAAAAGGATTTTTAACTAATCATTCCGGGGGGATTTTAGGTGGCATTAGTAACGGTGAAAAAATTTTATTAAAAGTGGCATTTAAACCTACATCGAGCATTCGTAAAACAGGAAATACGATTAATCGAAATAATGAAAAAGTTGAAATAATTGTCAATGGTCGACATGATCCATGTGTCGGATTGCGTGCTGTTCCTATCACTGAAGCAATGGTGGCAATTGTATTAATGGATCACATGCTCAGATTCCGTGCACAATGCGGATGA
- the smrB gene encoding endonuclease SmrB, with product MNKNRRYTFDENYLFRQWLNGTREIVQDTIFHPRVHKKNNDNILFKRIIFEQDAHSHYFSYRNKKIFFKDNPISYMRHKNLYDVLENLKKGKYNPDIFLDLHGLTQYQAQKALGELITVCQKEKIFCAHIMYGYGKHILKKQTPFWLSQHPDIIAFHQAPKFFGSDAAIIVIIEINS from the coding sequence ATGAATAAAAATAGACGATATACTTTCGATGAAAATTATTTATTTCGTCAATGGTTAAATGGTACTCGTGAGATAGTACAAGATACTATCTTTCATCCTCGAGTGCATAAAAAAAATAATGATAATATATTATTTAAACGTATTATTTTTGAACAGGATGCTCATAGTCATTATTTTTCCTATAGAAATAAAAAAATTTTCTTTAAAGATAATCCTATTTCTTATATGCGGCATAAAAATTTATATGATGTTCTGGAAAATTTAAAAAAAGGAAAATACAATCCAGACATCTTTTTAGATTTGCATGGATTAACGCAATATCAAGCTCAAAAAGCATTAGGTGAATTAATTACAGTATGTCAAAAAGAGAAGATTTTTTGTGCACATATTATGTATGGATATGGTAAACATATTTTAAAAAAACAAACACCTTTCTGGTTATCTCAACATCCAGATATCATAGCTTTCCATCAAGCCCCCAAATTTTTTGGAAGCGATGCCGCAATTATAGTGATAATTGAAATTAATTCTTAA
- the hisG gene encoding ATP phosphoribosyltransferase: protein MFDNNRVRIAMQKTGRLSNDSIKLLTSCGIKINLKQQKLIAFAENMSIDVMLVRDDDIPGLVMDGVVDLGIVGENVLEEELLKRISQKAEHSYITLRRLDFGVCRLSLAIPISTPYSGIECLKNIRIATSYPHLLKKYLDQKNISFKSCMLNGSVEVAPRAGLADAICDLVSTGATLEANSLREVQVVYRSHACLICKIGNINSIKKEVINKLMTRIKGVIKARESKYIMLHAPINKLEEVISLLHGAERPTILKLAGDDNRVAMHMVSSETLFWETMERLKALGASSILVLPIEKMME, encoded by the coding sequence ATGTTTGATAATAATCGTGTACGTATAGCGATGCAGAAAACTGGTCGTTTAAGTAATGATTCTATAAAGTTATTGACATCTTGTGGTATTAAAATAAATTTAAAACAGCAAAAATTGATCGCTTTTGCTGAAAATATGTCTATTGATGTTATGTTAGTTCGTGATGATGATATTCCTGGATTAGTAATGGATGGAGTAGTAGATTTAGGAATAGTTGGAGAAAATGTCCTTGAAGAAGAACTATTGAAAAGAATATCACAAAAAGCAGAACATTCTTATATTACTTTGAGACGTTTAGATTTTGGAGTATGTCGATTATCTTTAGCAATTCCTATTAGTACTCCATATTCTGGTATAGAATGTTTAAAAAATATTAGAATTGCTACTTCATATCCTCATTTATTAAAAAAATATTTAGATCAAAAAAACATTTCTTTTAAATCGTGCATGCTAAATGGATCAGTAGAAGTAGCTCCTAGAGCTGGTTTAGCAGATGCTATTTGCGATTTAGTTTCAACAGGAGCGACATTAGAAGCTAATAGTCTACGTGAAGTACAAGTAGTATATCGTTCTCATGCATGTCTTATTTGTAAAATTGGAAATATCAATTCTATAAAAAAAGAAGTTATTAATAAATTAATGACTCGTATTAAAGGTGTAATTAAAGCTCGTGAATCTAAATATATTATGTTACATGCTCCTATTAATAAATTAGAAGAAGTAATATCATTACTTCATGGAGCAGAAAGACCAACTATTTTAAAATTAGCAGGTGATGATAATCGAGTAGCAATGCATATGGTTAGTAGTGAAACACTATTCTGGGAAACCATGGAAAGATTAAAAGCTTTAGGAGCTAGTTCAATTTTAGTTTTGCCAATTGAAAAAATGATGGAGTAA
- the hisD gene encoding histidinol dehydrogenase, whose amino-acid sequence MKYFNKIIYWNKLNFDQQTKILLRPVLKKNSIIKKTVSDIIENIKNLGDQALKEYSFLFDKCNLNDFQISEKDILLSSLQLSNKLKNAILVAKKNITRFHKAQILSPIDIETQIGIRCQQINLPLNSIGIYIPGGTAPLFSTVLMLAIPAKISGCKKIILCSPPPISSEVLYTAHICGIDKIFQVGGAQAIAALAFGTDTIPKVDKIFGPGNAYVTEAKLQVSSMLNGTAIDMLAGPSELLIIADDTANPDFIAADLLSQAEHGSSSQVFLLTPCIELAEQVIISLHRQLKNLSRLSEILESLKNSTIIITENLFQCIEISNLYAPEHLIIQTKSPRDMLNYISNASSIFLGLWSPESAGDYASGTNHVLPTYGKSITNSALGLADFQKRILIQELTSQGLIKLSNTLEILSSAEKLQAHKNAVKIRVDYLKRKI is encoded by the coding sequence ATGAAATATTTTAATAAAATAATATATTGGAATAAATTAAATTTTGATCAACAAACAAAAATATTATTAAGACCTGTTTTAAAAAAAAATAGTATCATTAAAAAAACTGTTTCAGACATTATAGAAAATATTAAAAATTTAGGTGATCAAGCATTAAAAGAATATTCTTTTTTATTCGATAAATGTAATTTAAATGATTTTCAAATTTCTGAAAAAGATATTTTGTTATCTTCACTTCAATTAAGCAATAAATTAAAAAATGCAATTTTAGTTGCAAAAAAAAACATTACACGTTTTCATAAAGCTCAAATTTTATCTCCAATAGATATTGAAACACAAATTGGAATACGTTGTCAGCAAATTAATTTACCTTTAAATTCTATAGGTATTTATATACCTGGTGGAACAGCGCCTTTATTCTCAACTGTATTAATGTTAGCTATACCCGCTAAAATCTCTGGTTGTAAAAAAATTATTCTTTGTTCTCCACCTCCAATTAGTTCTGAAGTTCTTTATACTGCTCATATATGTGGAATCGATAAAATTTTTCAAGTAGGCGGAGCTCAAGCTATAGCCGCTCTTGCTTTTGGTACAGATACTATTCCTAAAGTAGATAAAATTTTTGGTCCTGGTAATGCTTATGTTACAGAAGCTAAATTACAAGTTAGTTCGATGTTAAATGGAACAGCAATAGACATGTTAGCAGGACCTTCAGAATTATTAATTATTGCTGATGATACTGCTAATCCAGATTTTATTGCTGCTGATTTGTTATCACAAGCTGAACATGGTTCATCTTCTCAAGTTTTTTTGTTAACACCATGTATTGAATTAGCAGAACAAGTAATTATTTCTCTTCATCGACAGTTAAAAAACCTATCTAGGTTATCAGAAATTTTAGAATCTTTAAAAAATAGTACTATTATTATTACTGAAAATCTATTCCAATGTATTGAAATATCTAATTTGTATGCGCCTGAACATTTAATCATTCAAACTAAATCACCGAGAGATATGCTTAATTATATCTCAAATGCAAGTTCTATTTTTTTAGGTTTATGGTCTCCTGAATCTGCAGGTGATTATGCATCTGGAACTAATCATGTGTTACCAACGTATGGTAAGTCTATTACGAATTCAGCTTTAGGATTAGCTGACTTTCAAAAACGTATATTAATTCAAGAATTAACATCTCAAGGATTAATAAAATTATCTAATACTCTTGAAATTCTATCTTCTGCAGAAAAACTCCAAGCACATAAAAATGCGGTAAAAATTCGAGTGGATTATTTAAAGAGGAAAATATGA
- the hisC gene encoding histidinol-phosphate transaminase, whose protein sequence is MTDNIIKLTRNNIQKLTPYQSARRIGGKHGTIWLNANESPISVSFKSKKQSFNRYPECQPNNLISAYAGYVDLSCQQVLVTRGADEGIELLIKAFCEPGKDAIIYCPPTYDMYRINAQIAGVKIKEIPTLKNTWQLDLLNLELNLNEVKLIYVCNPNNPTSSIILKKDLLLLLKITLGKSLVVIDEAYIEFSPKESMTCFLKDHPNLVILRTLSKAFALAGIRCGFVLAEKKIIETLNKVISPYPISTPVIDIALQSLQKDYIKLMQNRVLDSNSNRVWLVDQLNQISCVEKVFESNANYVLVKFFMYERIFQILWNKGIILRNQNEKVNLKKCIRISIGTRLESLELIKELKKFSKNNIY, encoded by the coding sequence ATGACAGACAACATTATTAAATTAACTAGAAATAATATACAAAAATTAACACCTTATCAGTCAGCACGACGTATTGGAGGAAAACATGGTACAATATGGTTAAATGCAAACGAATCACCTATATCTGTTTCTTTTAAATCAAAAAAACAATCATTTAATCGTTATCCAGAATGTCAACCAAATAATTTAATATCTGCTTATGCTGGTTATGTTGATTTATCTTGTCAACAAGTTTTAGTTACAAGAGGAGCAGATGAAGGAATAGAATTATTAATTAAAGCTTTTTGTGAACCAGGGAAAGATGCAATTATTTACTGTCCTCCCACTTATGATATGTATCGAATAAATGCACAAATAGCTGGTGTAAAAATAAAAGAAATTCCTACTTTGAAAAATACTTGGCAATTAGATTTATTAAATCTTGAATTAAATTTAAATGAAGTAAAGTTAATTTATGTTTGCAATCCTAACAATCCAACTAGTAGTATCATCTTGAAAAAAGATCTTTTATTGTTATTAAAAATAACTTTAGGTAAATCTTTAGTTGTAATAGATGAAGCATACATTGAATTTTCGCCTAAAGAAAGCATGACATGTTTTTTAAAGGATCACCCAAATTTAGTTATTTTACGTACACTCTCCAAAGCTTTTGCTTTAGCAGGAATAAGGTGTGGTTTTGTTTTAGCAGAAAAAAAAATTATTGAGACGTTAAATAAAGTTATTAGTCCTTATCCAATATCCACACCTGTTATTGATATAGCTTTGCAATCGTTACAAAAAGATTATATTAAATTAATGCAGAATAGAGTGCTAGATTCAAATTCTAATCGTGTTTGGTTAGTTGATCAGTTAAATCAGATTTCTTGCGTAGAAAAAGTTTTTGAAAGTAATGCCAATTATGTATTAGTAAAATTTTTTATGTATGAGAGAATTTTTCAGATTCTATGGAATAAAGGTATAATTTTAAGAAATCAAAATGAAAAAGTTAATTTAAAAAAATGTATTAGAATTTCAATAGGAACACGTTTAGAGTCCTTAGAATTAATCAAAGAACTTAAAAAGTTTTCTAAAAATAATATTTATTAA
- the hisB gene encoding bifunctional histidinol-phosphatase/imidazoleglycerol-phosphate dehydratase HisB, with protein sequence MKDKILFIDRDGTLIDEPIRNFQVDSIEKLNFKKNVISSLRKLISFDYKLVMVTNQDGLGKKHFSWKDFNSAHVFMLKVFASEEIIFDDILICPHSSHDNCECRKPKITMIQPWLKNIDLKHSYVIGDRETDMQLAKNIQVKGIQYKENICNWSDIEKNIIKNNRYAEVFRETKETKIHVQVWLDVEETSQIDTGVKFFDHMLEQLAVHSGICVNIFAKGDLYIDDHHTVEDTGIVLGKALLQALGKKNGLCRFGFYLPMDESKSNCIIDISNRPYLSFKANFRHKMVGDLSTNMIEHFFYSLCYSMKITVHLYAEGKNDHHCIESLFKVFGRALRQAVQIKGNTLPTSKGIL encoded by the coding sequence GTGAAAGATAAAATACTATTTATCGATCGAGATGGTACGTTAATTGATGAACCAATTAGAAATTTTCAAGTAGATTCAATAGAAAAATTAAATTTTAAAAAAAATGTAATTTCTTCTTTACGTAAATTAATAAGTTTTGATTATAAATTAGTTATGGTGACCAACCAAGATGGTCTTGGTAAAAAACATTTTTCTTGGAAAGATTTTAATTCAGCACATGTTTTTATGTTAAAAGTTTTTGCTTCAGAAGAAATAATTTTTGATGATATATTAATTTGCCCTCATTCTTCACATGATAATTGTGAATGTCGTAAACCTAAAATAACAATGATACAACCATGGCTTAAAAATATAGATCTGAAACACAGTTATGTTATTGGTGATCGAGAAACAGATATGCAACTTGCAAAAAATATTCAAGTCAAGGGAATTCAATATAAAGAGAATATATGTAACTGGAGTGATATTGAAAAAAATATTATCAAAAATAATAGATATGCGGAAGTTTTTAGAGAAACAAAAGAAACAAAAATACACGTACAAGTTTGGTTAGATGTAGAAGAAACTAGTCAAATTGATACGGGTGTGAAATTTTTTGATCACATGTTAGAACAATTAGCAGTGCATAGCGGTATTTGTGTAAATATTTTTGCAAAAGGTGATCTTTATATTGATGATCATCATACAGTAGAAGATACAGGTATTGTATTAGGAAAAGCGTTACTACAAGCGTTAGGAAAAAAAAATGGTTTGTGTAGATTTGGTTTTTATTTGCCTATGGATGAAAGCAAATCTAATTGTATTATAGATATATCTAATCGTCCATATTTAAGTTTTAAAGCAAATTTTCGTCATAAAATGGTAGGTGATCTCAGTACAAATATGATTGAACATTTTTTTTATTCTCTTTGTTATTCAATGAAAATTACAGTTCACTTGTATGCTGAAGGAAAAAATGATCATCATTGTATTGAAAGTTTATTTAAAGTTTTTGGTCGTGCATTACGTCAAGCTGTCCAGATAAAAGGAAATACATTACCAACTTCAAAAGGGATTTTATAA
- the hisH gene encoding imidazole glycerol phosphate synthase subunit HisH: protein MDLVILDTGCANLKSIKVAIKKLGYNSIITTEPSVILKCKKMFLPGVGTASAVMSILSERKLINIIKNFQKPVLGICLGMQLFCSFSEECYGVKTIGIIKSSVLRLRTKNLPLPHIGWNQIKFQTSHPLFKKIPNNSRFYFVHSYIVPVNKYTLSTTNYGVHFSSVIQKNNFFGVQFHPEKSGEIGSQLLKNFLEM from the coding sequence ATGGATTTAGTAATATTAGATACTGGTTGTGCTAATTTAAAATCAATCAAAGTTGCAATTAAAAAACTAGGTTATAATTCTATCATAACTACTGAACCTTCTGTAATATTAAAATGCAAAAAGATGTTTTTACCTGGAGTAGGAACTGCTTCTGCGGTAATGAGTATTTTATCGGAAAGAAAATTAATTAATATCATTAAAAATTTTCAAAAACCAGTCTTAGGTATATGTCTTGGTATGCAACTTTTTTGTTCTTTTAGTGAAGAATGTTATGGTGTAAAAACTATTGGCATAATAAAATCTTCTGTACTTCGTTTAAGAACGAAGAATTTACCATTGCCACATATCGGATGGAATCAAATTAAATTTCAAACATCACATCCTTTATTTAAAAAAATTCCAAATAATTCAAGATTTTATTTTGTTCACAGTTATATAGTACCAGTTAATAAATATACATTATCAACGACTAATTATGGTGTGCATTTTAGTTCAGTAATACAAAAAAATAATTTTTTTGGGGTTCAATTTCATCCGGAGAAATCAGGTGAAATAGGTTCTCAATTATTAAAAAATTTTTTGGAGATGTAA
- the hisA gene encoding 1-(5-phosphoribosyl)-5-[(5-phosphoribosylamino)methylideneamino]imidazole-4-carboxamide isomerase, with translation MIIPAFDLINGLAVRLYQGNYSHQKNYNINLPDCLEEYKLKGIKTIHLVDLDGARDSKNRQIELFKKILSYSRIPIQIGGGIRTTKDICTLLNLGVKRVVIGSSIIQNKIKVKKWLNVYGPDSIVLALDIKITNNSKKIYINGWQKKTNITLEEIIEYFLPSGLKHVLCTDISKDGTLSGPNIKLYKEISNSFEKIQFQASGGVGTLQDIISLKKTGVKSVIIGRSLLEKKFRVEEALKCWPNA, from the coding sequence ATGATTATTCCTGCATTTGATTTAATTAATGGTTTGGCTGTGCGTTTATATCAAGGTAATTATTCGCATCAAAAAAATTATAATATAAATTTACCTGATTGTTTAGAAGAATATAAGTTAAAAGGAATTAAAACAATCCATTTAGTAGATTTAGACGGAGCAAGAGATAGCAAAAATAGACAAATAGAATTATTTAAGAAGATACTTTCTTATAGTAGAATTCCTATACAAATAGGTGGAGGGATAAGAACAACAAAAGATATATGTACATTACTTAATCTTGGAGTTAAAAGAGTAGTAATTGGCTCTTCAATCATACAAAATAAAATTAAAGTAAAAAAATGGTTAAATGTTTATGGTCCAGATTCTATTGTTTTAGCATTAGATATAAAAATTACTAATAATAGTAAGAAAATATATATAAATGGTTGGCAAAAAAAAACTAATATTACTTTAGAAGAAATTATTGAATATTTTTTACCAAGTGGATTGAAACATGTATTGTGTACAGATATATCTAAAGATGGAACATTATCAGGTCCAAATATTAAATTATATAAAGAAATCTCTAATTCTTTTGAAAAAATTCAATTTCAAGCTTCTGGAGGAGTGGGAACATTACAAGATATTATTTCTTTGAAAAAAACTGGTGTTAAAAGTGTAATTATTGGTCGTAGTTTGTTAGAAAAAAAATTTAGAGTAGAAGAGGCTTTAAAATGTTGGCCAAACGCATAA
- the hisF gene encoding imidazole glycerol phosphate synthase subunit HisF, translating into MLAKRIIACLDVSNGVVVKGVQFKNHQTVGQIIPLAQRYTNEGIDELVFYDITASTKNKLVDRSWIENVAEVINIPFCVAGGIKSIEDAQNILSSGADKISINSSALIDPNLISRISERFGVQCTVVGIDSWFDKIKKCYMVQQYTGDFSKTYQTGWKTSDWVKKVQEKGAGEIVLNMMNQDGLQKGYDLEQLSEIREICKVPLIASGGAGNIEHFYEALNYCNVDGVLAASVFHKNIINIKTLKNFLIQQGMEIRVC; encoded by the coding sequence ATGTTGGCCAAACGCATAATAGCATGTTTAGATGTTAGTAATGGTGTTGTAGTAAAAGGGGTTCAATTTAAAAACCATCAAACTGTAGGTCAAATTATACCACTTGCTCAACGTTATACAAATGAAGGTATAGATGAATTAGTATTTTATGATATAACGGCATCTACAAAAAATAAATTAGTTGATAGAAGTTGGATAGAAAATGTTGCTGAAGTAATAAATATTCCATTTTGTGTTGCTGGAGGAATCAAAAGTATAGAAGATGCACAGAATATTTTATCTAGTGGTGCAGATAAAATATCAATCAATTCTTCAGCATTAATAGATCCTAATTTAATAAGTAGAATTTCAGAACGTTTTGGTGTGCAGTGTACAGTAGTTGGAATTGATTCCTGGTTTGATAAAATTAAAAAATGTTATATGGTACAACAATATACAGGAGATTTTAGCAAAACTTATCAAACTGGTTGGAAAACATCTGATTGGGTAAAAAAAGTTCAAGAAAAAGGTGCTGGAGAAATTGTTTTAAATATGATGAATCAAGATGGATTACAAAAAGGATATGATCTTGAACAACTTTCCGAAATCAGAGAAATATGCAAAGTACCTTTAATTGCATCAGGAGGAGCAGGGAATATAGAACATTTTTATGAAGCATTAAATTATTGCAATGTAGATGGAGTATTAGCTGCATCTGTTTTTCATAAAAATATTATAAATATAAAAACATTAAAAAATTTTTTAATTCAACAAGGGATGGAGATTAGAGTGTGCTAA
- the hisIE gene encoding bifunctional phosphoribosyl-AMP cyclohydrolase/phosphoribosyl-ATP diphosphatase HisIE, with product MLTTKEKLLNLNWIKTNGMIPTIIQDYLSSEILMHGYMNQEAFLKTQKDGLVTFYSRSKNRLWTKGEKSGNYLKVIEITTDCDYDTLLILVQSTGNTCHLGNKTCFFLTQSSVSFLFELEKLIEERKNNITNNSYTSDLYRSGTSRIAQKVGEEAIETILASMKKDKTELINESSDLIYHLIVLLHDQGLNLRLVLNNLKKRKKEKKNHE from the coding sequence GTGCTAACCACAAAAGAGAAATTATTAAATCTTAATTGGATAAAAACTAATGGAATGATTCCCACAATAATACAAGATTACTTGTCTAGTGAAATTTTAATGCATGGATATATGAATCAAGAAGCCTTTTTAAAAACTCAAAAAGATGGTTTAGTAACGTTTTATTCTCGTAGTAAAAATCGTTTATGGACTAAAGGAGAAAAATCTGGAAATTATTTAAAAGTAATTGAAATAACTACAGATTGTGATTATGATACATTATTAATTTTAGTTCAATCTACAGGGAATACATGTCATTTAGGCAATAAAACTTGCTTTTTTTTAACACAATCTAGTGTAAGTTTTTTGTTTGAATTAGAAAAACTTATAGAAGAAAGAAAAAATAATATTACAAATAATTCATATACATCTGATCTATATCGATCCGGAACAAGCCGAATAGCTCAGAAAGTAGGCGAAGAAGCTATAGAAACAATATTAGCGTCTATGAAAAAAGATAAAACTGAATTAATCAACGAATCTTCAGATTTAATCTATCATTTAATTGTATTATTACATGATCAAGGTTTAAATTTACGTTTAGTACTTAACAATTTAAAAAAAAGAAAAAAAGAAAAAAAGAACCACGAATAG